The proteins below come from a single Crossiella sp. CA-258035 genomic window:
- a CDS encoding TetR/AcrR family transcriptional regulator C-terminal domain-containing protein: MVVYAAQGDAARSMALLWRGTADEQPKPGPKQGLDLAAVVTAAIEVADAEGMAALSMRAVGQRLGRTAMALYTYVPNKNELIDLMYDRVLTELPVEYDLDEGWRAAITMWAEDTWEFYLRHPWVLQVSQARPVLGPGEFTVLETTLGLLFATGLDTELVRRLVGALSQYVRGAAQPIAEARQALVATGQTDEEWWFGRSAHLGEVAPEFGTRFPLLARLQEGPEEDRGDTPYLEFEARKTFEAGLAVLLDGIEVARQRAGLGLGFSPA, encoded by the coding sequence TTGGTGGTCTACGCCGCCCAGGGTGACGCGGCCAGGTCGATGGCCCTGCTGTGGCGCGGCACAGCGGATGAGCAGCCAAAACCCGGCCCGAAGCAGGGTTTGGACCTGGCCGCGGTGGTGACCGCGGCGATCGAGGTCGCCGATGCGGAGGGCATGGCCGCGCTGTCGATGCGCGCGGTCGGCCAGCGGCTCGGACGCACCGCGATGGCGCTCTACACCTATGTGCCGAACAAGAACGAGCTCATCGACCTGATGTACGACCGGGTGCTGACCGAGCTGCCGGTCGAATACGACCTGGACGAGGGCTGGCGGGCCGCGATCACGATGTGGGCGGAGGACACCTGGGAGTTCTACCTGCGGCACCCGTGGGTCCTGCAGGTCTCCCAGGCGCGGCCGGTGCTCGGGCCGGGCGAGTTCACCGTGCTGGAGACCACGCTGGGCCTGCTCTTCGCCACCGGGCTGGACACCGAGTTGGTGCGGCGGCTGGTCGGGGCGCTCTCGCAGTACGTGCGCGGGGCCGCGCAGCCGATCGCCGAGGCGCGGCAGGCGCTGGTCGCGACCGGGCAGACCGACGAGGAGTGGTGGTTCGGGCGCTCGGCGCACCTCGGCGAGGTGGCCCCGGAGTTCGGCACCCGGTTCCCGCTGCTGGCGCGGTTGCAGGAGGGTCCGGAGGAGGACCGGGGGGACACGCCGTACCTGGAGTTCGAGGCGCGGAAGACCTTCGAGGCCGGGCTGGCCGTGCTGCTGGACGGGATCGAGGTCGCCCGGCAGCGGGCCGGACTGGGCCTGGGTTTCAGCCCAGCGTGA
- the rnhA gene encoding ribonuclease HI, producing MPDDENVVEIYTDGACIPNPGPGGWGAVLRYGRHEKEICGGEPGVTTNNRMELMAPISALEGLTRPSVVHIHTDSTYVRNGVTAWMAKWEKNGWLSSRKEPVKNVDLWQRLGAAAARHRVEWFWVKGHAGHPENERADRLALKGLQEAMAGASG from the coding sequence GTGCCGGACGACGAGAACGTGGTGGAGATCTACACCGACGGGGCCTGCATCCCCAACCCCGGTCCCGGTGGCTGGGGCGCGGTGCTGCGGTACGGGCGCCACGAGAAGGAGATCTGCGGCGGCGAGCCCGGGGTGACCACGAACAACCGGATGGAGCTGATGGCGCCGATCAGCGCGCTGGAGGGGCTCACCCGGCCCTCGGTGGTGCACATCCACACCGACAGCACCTACGTGCGCAACGGGGTCACCGCCTGGATGGCCAAGTGGGAGAAGAACGGCTGGCTCAGCTCGCGCAAGGAGCCGGTGAAGAACGTGGACCTGTGGCAGCGGCTGGGGGCGGCCGCGGCGCGGCACCGGGTGGAGTGGTTCTGGGTCAAGGGGCACGCGGGGCATCCGGAGAACGAGCGGGCGGACCGGTTGGCGCTCAAGGGGTTGCAGGAGGCGATGGCTGGGGCATCCGGGTGA
- a CDS encoding SIP domain-containing protein encodes MTPPLVDHLRVTAVRRLSPHLVRVSFTGPGLENLPTWPDQQLKLCFPQPGQTEPVLPALPPDGDPMRWYQAYLAIPAAERPVLRSYTVRAHHPETATIDVDFVLHGGADGPATAWAARAEVGDLLGRYGPDAQYARPLGESDWVLFAGDLTALPAIATLLESLAPDRKALVYLEVPDTADEQPLTTAAELELHWVRQGPDALLNAVRGAELPSGTGLAWLAGEAGAVRSLRRHLVGERGMAKRDIEFTGYWRLRLTQDDAPTEEDMAEVQERLAEVSQPTGLDTFERAYGENSAPWVIGEPQPAVVELAAAGEFRGEVLDVGCGDGQHTIHLTALGHRVLGVDYSALAITAARANAVRAQSPARFEVANALDLGPEPRYDTVLDSALFHVFGAADRAAYVRSLHRVCRPGAVLHLLALSDKGPGFGPEVSDSVIRAAFAEGWVIESLADAEYRGVVGQAEDGGKQLGDLPAWLAKIRRV; translated from the coding sequence GTGACGCCACCTCTTGTCGACCACCTCCGGGTCACCGCGGTCCGCAGGCTCAGCCCGCACCTGGTGCGGGTGAGCTTCACCGGCCCCGGTCTGGAGAACTTGCCCACCTGGCCCGACCAGCAGCTGAAGCTGTGCTTCCCGCAGCCGGGCCAGACCGAGCCGGTGCTGCCGGCACTGCCGCCGGACGGCGACCCGATGCGCTGGTACCAGGCGTACCTGGCGATTCCGGCGGCCGAACGCCCGGTGCTGCGCAGCTACACCGTCCGGGCGCACCACCCGGAGACCGCCACCATCGACGTCGACTTCGTGCTGCACGGCGGCGCGGACGGCCCGGCCACCGCCTGGGCCGCCCGCGCCGAGGTCGGCGACCTGCTGGGGCGCTACGGCCCGGACGCGCAGTACGCTCGCCCGCTCGGCGAGTCCGACTGGGTGCTCTTCGCCGGTGACCTGACCGCCCTGCCCGCCATCGCCACCCTGCTGGAGTCGCTGGCCCCGGACCGGAAAGCGTTGGTGTACCTGGAGGTTCCGGACACCGCCGACGAGCAGCCGCTGACCACGGCGGCCGAGCTGGAGCTGCACTGGGTGCGCCAGGGGCCGGACGCGCTGCTGAACGCGGTGCGCGGCGCGGAGCTCCCGTCCGGCACCGGGCTGGCCTGGCTGGCGGGGGAGGCGGGCGCGGTCCGCTCGTTGCGCCGCCACTTGGTCGGCGAACGCGGGATGGCCAAGCGGGACATCGAGTTCACCGGCTACTGGCGGCTGCGGCTCACCCAGGACGACGCGCCCACCGAGGAGGACATGGCCGAGGTCCAGGAACGTCTCGCCGAGGTCAGCCAGCCGACCGGGCTGGACACCTTCGAGCGGGCTTACGGTGAGAACAGCGCGCCGTGGGTGATCGGCGAACCGCAGCCCGCGGTGGTGGAGCTGGCCGCGGCAGGGGAGTTCCGCGGTGAGGTGCTGGACGTGGGCTGCGGCGACGGCCAGCACACCATCCACCTGACCGCGCTGGGGCACCGCGTGCTGGGTGTGGACTACTCGGCGCTGGCCATCACCGCGGCCAGGGCCAACGCGGTCCGTGCCCAGTCCCCGGCCCGGTTCGAGGTGGCCAACGCGCTGGACCTGGGGCCGGAGCCGCGTTACGACACGGTGCTGGACTCCGCGCTGTTCCACGTCTTCGGCGCGGCCGACCGGGCCGCGTACGTGCGCAGCCTGCACCGGGTGTGCCGTCCCGGCGCGGTGCTGCACCTGCTCGCGTTGTCCGACAAGGGACCCGGCTTCGGCCCCGAGGTCAGCGACTCGGTGATCCGGGCGGCCTTCGCCGAGGGCTGGGTGATCGAGTCACTGGCCGACGCCGAGTACCGGGGCGTGGTCGGCCAGGCCGAGGACGGCGGCAAGCAGCTCGGCGATCTCCCGGCCTGGCTGGCCAAGATCCGCCGCGTCTAG
- a CDS encoding UvrD-helicase domain-containing protein, with amino-acid sequence MGISAHAQREVARRAEAVLTERAPGLDAVSRRVLTALLARTATGARLLVRPEPVAGQAVAFLVAARGVFAVLIGEQMPSDTELGQTVLHAERRCAGVAGPRGQVLARSAIHLAVVLGGEAGAPRERRLGWVLTEAQLPELFRREAAHLDRTQVDSVAAQLVERLPEYLELRVSPPEREQPAEGLLGLAEITEDQVGAAQRRPFESWLTFLHPRQQAVAVRDYSGPARISGPAGTGKTVVALHRLRHLARRSTGPLLFTTFVRTLPLVHKASFARLAPELADRVEFTNLHAWARDFLRERGHELTIRSSSAETAFSRAWMAHRLALQEIEEVGYWRTEIDRVIKGRGVGSLAEYKRTPRRGRVKPLDGGQRELVWALFQSYQRYLAERGLHDHNDLIALALAELRREPPQRPYAAVVVDEVQDITLMGLRLLRELAGDGPNRLLLVGDGQQQVYPGGWRLADAGIPVQGRGEVLRINYRNRAEVLGFAQRFDATNQVDDLDGAAGVGLREAESANEGGEIQSWRGPEAELGLALRSALAGSTVPSGRTAVIVFHRKDLDRCTALLRAAGIPMLRLDDYVGAEDDRVKVGTVHRAKGLDFQAVLVVEFGARPTEDEEQRALRERQQLVAATRARDFLWWGTAEAG; translated from the coding sequence GTGGGGATCAGCGCGCACGCGCAGCGGGAGGTGGCTCGGCGGGCCGAGGCGGTGCTGACCGAGCGGGCGCCGGGGCTGGACGCGGTGTCGCGGCGGGTGCTGACCGCCCTGCTGGCCAGGACCGCGACCGGGGCCCGGTTGCTGGTTCGGCCGGAACCCGTTGCGGGACAGGCGGTTGCCTTCCTGGTGGCGGCGCGGGGGGTGTTCGCGGTGCTGATCGGGGAGCAGATGCCCTCGGACACCGAGCTGGGACAGACCGTGTTGCACGCGGAGCGGCGGTGCGCGGGGGTCGCCGGGCCGCGCGGGCAGGTGCTGGCGCGCAGTGCGATCCACCTCGCGGTGGTGCTGGGCGGGGAGGCCGGGGCGCCCAGGGAGCGGCGGCTGGGCTGGGTGCTGACCGAGGCTCAGCTGCCCGAGCTGTTCCGCCGGGAGGCCGCGCACCTGGACCGGACACAGGTGGATTCCGTTGCCGCGCAACTGGTCGAGCGGTTGCCGGAGTACCTGGAGCTGCGGGTGTCGCCGCCGGAGCGGGAACAGCCCGCCGAAGGGCTGCTGGGGCTGGCGGAGATCACCGAGGACCAGGTGGGGGCGGCGCAGCGGCGGCCGTTCGAGAGCTGGCTGACCTTCCTGCACCCGCGCCAGCAGGCGGTGGCGGTGCGGGACTACAGCGGGCCGGCGCGGATCAGCGGGCCGGCCGGGACCGGCAAGACCGTGGTCGCGCTGCACCGCCTGCGGCACCTGGCCCGGCGCAGCACCGGGCCGCTGCTGTTCACCACGTTCGTGCGCACACTTCCGTTGGTGCACAAGGCTTCCTTCGCCCGGCTGGCGCCGGAGCTGGCCGACCGGGTGGAGTTCACCAACTTGCACGCCTGGGCGCGGGATTTCCTGCGCGAGCGCGGGCACGAGCTGACCATCCGGTCCTCCTCGGCGGAGACCGCGTTCAGCCGGGCCTGGATGGCGCACCGCCTTGCCCTGCAAGAGATCGAGGAGGTCGGCTACTGGCGGACCGAGATCGACCGGGTGATCAAGGGCCGGGGTGTCGGCAGCCTGGCGGAGTACAAGCGCACGCCGCGCCGGGGTCGCGTCAAGCCGCTCGACGGCGGGCAGCGGGAACTGGTGTGGGCGCTGTTCCAGAGCTACCAGCGCTACCTGGCCGAACGCGGGCTGCACGACCACAACGACCTGATCGCGCTGGCCCTGGCCGAGCTGCGCCGGGAACCGCCGCAGCGGCCGTACGCGGCGGTGGTGGTGGACGAGGTGCAGGACATCACGCTGATGGGGCTGCGGTTGCTGCGCGAGCTGGCCGGGGACGGGCCGAACCGGCTGCTGCTGGTCGGCGACGGGCAGCAGCAGGTCTACCCGGGCGGCTGGCGGCTGGCCGACGCCGGGATTCCGGTGCAGGGCCGGGGTGAGGTGCTGCGGATCAACTACCGGAACCGGGCCGAGGTGCTGGGTTTCGCGCAGCGGTTCGACGCGACCAACCAGGTCGACGACCTGGACGGCGCGGCCGGGGTCGGGCTGCGCGAGGCCGAGTCGGCCAACGAGGGCGGGGAGATCCAGTCCTGGCGCGGGCCGGAGGCGGAGCTGGGTCTCGCGCTGCGCTCGGCACTGGCCGGGTCGACCGTCCCGAGTGGACGGACGGCGGTGATCGTGTTCCACCGCAAGGACCTGGACCGGTGCACGGCGCTGTTGCGCGCGGCCGGGATTCCGATGCTGCGGCTGGACGACTACGTGGGCGCGGAGGACGACCGGGTCAAGGTGGGCACGGTGCACCGGGCCAAGGGACTGGACTTCCAGGCGGTGCTGGTGGTCGAGTTCGGCGCACGGCCCACCGAGGACGAGGAGCAGCGGGCGTTGCGCGAGCGGCAGCAGCTGGTCGCGGCGACCAGGGCGCGGGACTTCCTGTGGTGGGGCACCGCCGAAGCCGGGTGA
- a CDS encoding excinuclease ABC subunit UvrA has protein sequence MALPADSHDVIEVRGARENNLADISVDIPKRRLTVFTGVSGSGKSSLVFGTIAAESQRMINETYSAFLQSFMPALGRPDVDSLRNLSAAIVVDQERMGANARSTVGTATDAHTMLRIIFSRLGQPHAGTSGAFSFNLPEGMCPECEGIGKASAIDVDQLVDREKSLNEGAITVPQFAVDSWYWKLLAHSGLVDPDVKLKDYTEQQWQDFLHKPATKMNIAGMNTNYEGLVVKVQRVYLSKDREAMQPHVRAFVDRAVAFTTCPSCQGARLNQAALASLVNGKNIAECSAMQISDLAAFLRSIDEPAVAPLLAGLLETLDSMIGIGLGYLSLDRESGTLSGGEAQRVKMVRHLGSSLTDVTYIFDEPTVGLHPHDIQRMNELLLLLRDKGNTVLVVEHKPEVIEIADHVVDLGPRAGSGGGQVCYTGDVAGLRASGTLTGRHLDHRAQLREEVRTPAGQLPITGANLHNLRDVSVDIPLGVLTVVTGVAGSGKSSLIHGSLSTKDGVRIVDQAPIRGSRRSNPATYTGLLDSIRTAFAKANGVKASLFSANSEGACPNCKGLGLVYTDLAMMAGVASVCEQCEGRRFTPEVLTYTLRGKNISEVLAMPVTQARDFFAKGAAHAVLDRMHEVGLGYLSLGQPLTTLSGGERQRLKLAIHMGEGAATYVLDEPTTGLHLADVDKLLGLLDRLVDNGNTVVVIEHHQAVMAHADWIIDLGPGAGHDGGRIVFEGTPAELVKNADTLTARHLRDYVGV, from the coding sequence GTGGCACTGCCTGCCGACAGTCACGATGTGATCGAGGTCAGGGGAGCACGGGAGAACAACCTGGCCGACATCTCGGTCGACATTCCGAAACGTCGCCTCACCGTCTTCACCGGGGTCTCCGGCTCCGGCAAGTCCTCCCTGGTCTTCGGCACCATCGCGGCCGAGTCGCAGCGGATGATCAACGAGACCTACAGCGCGTTCCTGCAGTCCTTCATGCCGGCCCTGGGCCGTCCGGACGTCGACTCGCTGCGCAACCTCAGCGCCGCGATCGTGGTCGACCAGGAACGCATGGGCGCCAACGCCCGCTCCACGGTGGGCACCGCCACCGACGCGCACACCATGCTGCGCATCATCTTCAGTCGCCTCGGCCAGCCGCACGCCGGCACCTCGGGCGCGTTCAGCTTCAACCTGCCCGAGGGCATGTGCCCGGAGTGCGAGGGCATCGGCAAGGCCAGCGCCATCGATGTCGATCAGCTCGTGGACCGGGAGAAGTCGCTCAACGAGGGCGCGATCACCGTGCCCCAGTTCGCGGTGGACTCCTGGTACTGGAAGCTGCTGGCGCACTCCGGCCTGGTCGACCCGGACGTCAAGCTCAAGGACTACACCGAGCAGCAGTGGCAGGACTTCCTGCACAAGCCGGCCACCAAGATGAACATCGCCGGGATGAACACCAACTACGAGGGCCTCGTGGTCAAGGTGCAGCGGGTGTACCTGAGCAAGGACCGGGAGGCGATGCAGCCGCACGTCCGGGCCTTCGTGGACCGCGCGGTGGCCTTCACCACCTGCCCCTCCTGCCAGGGCGCGCGGCTCAACCAGGCCGCGCTGGCCTCGCTGGTCAACGGCAAGAACATCGCCGAGTGCTCGGCCATGCAGATCAGCGACCTGGCGGCGTTCCTGCGCTCGATCGACGAACCCGCGGTGGCCCCGCTGCTGGCCGGGCTGCTGGAGACGCTGGACTCGATGATCGGCATCGGCCTGGGCTACCTGAGCCTGGACCGGGAGTCCGGCACCCTCTCCGGTGGTGAGGCGCAGCGGGTGAAGATGGTGCGGCACCTGGGTTCCAGCCTCACCGACGTCACCTACATCTTCGACGAGCCCACCGTCGGCCTGCACCCGCACGACATCCAGCGGATGAACGAGCTGCTGCTGTTGTTGCGGGACAAGGGCAACACCGTGCTGGTGGTGGAGCACAAGCCCGAGGTGATCGAGATCGCCGACCACGTGGTCGACCTCGGCCCGCGCGCCGGCTCCGGCGGCGGCCAGGTCTGCTACACCGGCGACGTGGCCGGGCTGCGCGCTTCCGGCACCCTCACCGGCCGCCACCTGGACCACCGGGCGCAGCTGCGCGAGGAGGTCCGCACGCCGGCCGGGCAGCTGCCGATCACCGGCGCGAACCTGCACAACCTGCGCGATGTCAGCGTGGACATCCCGCTCGGCGTGCTCACCGTGGTCACCGGCGTGGCGGGCTCCGGCAAGAGCTCACTGATCCACGGGTCCCTGTCCACAAAGGACGGTGTGCGGATCGTCGACCAGGCCCCGATCCGCGGGTCCCGGCGCAGCAACCCTGCCACCTACACCGGGCTGCTGGACTCCATCCGCACCGCCTTCGCCAAGGCCAACGGGGTCAAGGCCAGCCTGTTCAGCGCCAACTCAGAGGGGGCCTGCCCGAACTGCAAGGGCCTCGGCCTGGTCTACACCGACCTGGCCATGATGGCCGGGGTGGCCTCGGTGTGCGAGCAGTGCGAGGGCCGCCGGTTCACCCCGGAGGTGCTGACCTACACCTTGCGCGGCAAGAACATCAGCGAGGTGCTGGCCATGCCGGTGACCCAGGCGCGGGACTTCTTCGCCAAGGGCGCCGCGCACGCCGTGCTGGACCGGATGCACGAGGTGGGCCTGGGCTACCTCAGCCTCGGCCAGCCGCTGACCACGCTCTCCGGCGGCGAGCGGCAGCGGCTCAAGCTGGCCATCCACATGGGCGAGGGCGCGGCCACCTACGTGCTGGACGAGCCCACCACCGGCCTGCACCTGGCCGATGTGGACAAGCTGCTCGGGCTGCTGGACCGGTTGGTGGACAACGGGAACACCGTGGTGGTGATCGAGCACCACCAGGCCGTGATGGCGCACGCGGACTGGATCATCGACCTGGGCCCCGGCGCCGGGCACGACGGCGGCCGGATCGTCTTCGAGGGCACCCCGGCCGAGCTGGTGAAGAACGCGGACACGCTGACCGCCCGCCACCTGCGCGACTACGTGGGGGTCTGA